One Coffea arabica cultivar ET-39 chromosome 5e, Coffea Arabica ET-39 HiFi, whole genome shotgun sequence DNA segment encodes these proteins:
- the LOC113743462 gene encoding uncharacterized protein, whose product MSFLAGRLASTEGAYFLQESKQAVTKIIEKTKPKLPSNSIQNEPSSSADVLPEVLKHSLPPKIFQSSSTPNSSSFSSPSKWVLQTDPKRPTSASSDAINPLRAYVSLPQVTFGPKRWQLPTAENAVLASTANELRRDKYTPVNPEKLKAAAAGLSQIGKAFMAATAIVFGGAILTFELATSRLQLRTSDDIRTKGQNFIQPKFEMVREQFSPIRTWAEDTSKRWHLEKDEAFKENPLLKELSKTFSSKAK is encoded by the exons ATGAGTTTTCTTGCAGGAAGATTAGCGAGCACAGAGGGTGCCTATTTCTTGCAAGAATCCAAACAAGCTGTGACCAAAATCATAGAGAAAACCAAGCCAAAACTTCCTTCAAATTCCATCCAAAATGAACCATCATCATCAGCTGATGTTCTTCCTGAGGTTTTGAAGCATTCTTTGCCTCCGAAGATCTTTCAATCTTCATCAACACCAAattcatcatctttttcatcaccTTCCAAATGGGTTCTTCAAACTGACCCCAAAAGACCCACTTCTGCATCTTCTGATGCTATTAATCCTCTCAGGGCCTATGTTTCTCTTCCCCAAGTCACTTTTGGTCCCAAACG GTGGCAGTTACCCACTGCAGAGAACGCAGTTTTAGCTTCTACTGCGAATGAGTTACGGCGTGACAAGTACACACCTGTTAATCCTGAGAAGTTGAAGGCTGCTGCTGCAGGGCTATCGCAGA TTGGAAAAGCATTTATGGCTGCTACTGCTATCGTATTTGGTGGTGCCATCTTGACATTTGAGCTGGCAACCTCTAGGCTTCAGCTGCGCACT AGTGATGACATTCGAACTAAAGGCCAGAATTTTATACAGCCAAAATTCGAAATGGTCAGGGAGCAATTTTCTCCCATAAGAACTTGG GCTGAAGATACCTCAAAGAGATGGCATCTGGAAAAGGATGAAGCATTCAAAGAGAATCCTCTACTGAAGGAGCTTTCTAAAACTTTCAGTTCTAAAGCCAAGTGA
- the LOC113687309 gene encoding phosphoacetylglucosamine mutase-like isoform X2, translated as MNDKQRSILLDISSRFSPPQGVKLSYGTSGFRADASLLESTVYRVGLLAALRSLKTRAVIGLMITASHNKISDNGIKVADPSGGMLTQDWEPFAEALANAPDIYTLVEILDDFVKKEKIALDGEWAAEVFLGRDTRPSGVSLLEAAKQGVASIVKANAKDMGVLTTPQLHWMVRARNKGLEASEHNYFDQLSSSFRCLLELIPQGSRIVGTNDKLIVDGADGIGGEKLESLKGLLNGLCVEVRNSGNGVLNEGVGADYVQKEKVVPRGFGPADVGISVPGALVSMEMLIGLCIS; from the exons aTGAATGATAAACAGCGATCTATTCTCCTCGACATCTCATCTCGCTTCTCACCTCCACAAGGTGTGAAGCTATCATACGGAACATCGGGGTTCAGAGCCGACGCATCATTGCTAGAATCAACGGTGTACAGAGTTGGATTATTGGCAGCGCTGAGGTCACTCAAAACCAGGGCAGTCATTGGACTTATGATCACCGCATCACACAATAAAATTTCTGATAATGGAATCAAAGTAGCAGACCCCAGTGGTGGAATGTTGACTCAGGATTGGGAACCATTTGCTGAGGCACTTGCCAATGCACCTGATATCTATACCCTGGTTGAG ATTTTAGATGATTTTgttaagaaggaaaaaattgcACTTGATGGAGAATGGGCAGCAGAGGTTTTCTTGGGAAGAGATACAAGGCCTAGTGGAGTGTCTCTCCTTGAAGCTGCAAAACAA GGGGTTGCTTCTATTGTCAAAGCCAATGCCAAGGACATGGGAGTTCTAACGACACCACAACTGCATTGGATGGTTCGTGCTAGAAACAAGGGCCTGGAAGCATCTGAGCATAATTACTTTGACCAGCTCTCAAGCTCTTTCAG GTGCTTGCTGGAATTGATCCCTCAAGGCAGTAGAATCGTTGGTACTAATGACAAACTGATTGTGGATGGAGCGGATGGTATTGGTGGAGAAAAACTTGAAAGTCTGAAAGGGCTGTTAAATGGCTTGTGTGTAGAAGTTCGTAATTCTGGTAATGGTGTACTTAATGAAGGTGTTGGTGCTGACTATGTGCAGAAAGAGAAGGTCGTGCCTCGTGGATTTGGTCCTGCTGATGTTGGAATCAG TGTTCCAGGTGCGCTAGTTTCGATGGAGATGCTGATCGGCTTGTGTATTTCTTAG
- the LOC113687309 gene encoding phosphoacetylglucosamine mutase-like isoform X1 — MNDKQRSILLDISSRFSPPQGVKLSYGTSGFRADASLLESTVYRVGLLAALRSLKTRAVIGLMITASHNKISDNGIKVADPSGGMLTQDWEPFAEALANAPDIYTLVEILDDFVKKEKIALDGEWAAEVFLGRDTRPSGVSLLEAAKQGVASIVKANAKDMGVLTTPQLHWMVRARNKGLEASEHNYFDQLSSSFRCLLELIPQGSRIVGTNDKLIVDGADGIGGEKLESLKGLLNGLCVEVRNSGNGVLNEGVGADYVQKEKVVPRGFGPADVGIRCASFDGDADRLVYFLVQPNSNKIELVDGDKIMALFALFLEEQLSILNKSGDVTVRPNQTRLKIVQTAYANGASTSYLKQLGLEVVFTPTGVKHLHEKAAE; from the exons aTGAATGATAAACAGCGATCTATTCTCCTCGACATCTCATCTCGCTTCTCACCTCCACAAGGTGTGAAGCTATCATACGGAACATCGGGGTTCAGAGCCGACGCATCATTGCTAGAATCAACGGTGTACAGAGTTGGATTATTGGCAGCGCTGAGGTCACTCAAAACCAGGGCAGTCATTGGACTTATGATCACCGCATCACACAATAAAATTTCTGATAATGGAATCAAAGTAGCAGACCCCAGTGGTGGAATGTTGACTCAGGATTGGGAACCATTTGCTGAGGCACTTGCCAATGCACCTGATATCTATACCCTGGTTGAG ATTTTAGATGATTTTgttaagaaggaaaaaattgcACTTGATGGAGAATGGGCAGCAGAGGTTTTCTTGGGAAGAGATACAAGGCCTAGTGGAGTGTCTCTCCTTGAAGCTGCAAAACAA GGGGTTGCTTCTATTGTCAAAGCCAATGCCAAGGACATGGGAGTTCTAACGACACCACAACTGCATTGGATGGTTCGTGCTAGAAACAAGGGCCTGGAAGCATCTGAGCATAATTACTTTGACCAGCTCTCAAGCTCTTTCAG GTGCTTGCTGGAATTGATCCCTCAAGGCAGTAGAATCGTTGGTACTAATGACAAACTGATTGTGGATGGAGCGGATGGTATTGGTGGAGAAAAACTTGAAAGTCTGAAAGGGCTGTTAAATGGCTTGTGTGTAGAAGTTCGTAATTCTGGTAATGGTGTACTTAATGAAGGTGTTGGTGCTGACTATGTGCAGAAAGAGAAGGTCGTGCCTCGTGGATTTGGTCCTGCTGATGTTGGAATCAG GTGCGCTAGTTTCGATGGAGATGCTGATCGGCTTGTGTATTTCTTAGTTCAACCAAATAGTAACAAAATTGAACTTGTTGACGGTGACAAGATAatggctttatttgctttattccTTGAAGAACAATTAAGTATTCTGAACAAGAGTGGAGATGTTACAGTTAGGCCAAATCAAACACGTCTCAAGATTGTGCAGACAGCTTATGCAAATGGCGCATCCACTAGTTACCTAAAGCAATTGGGCCTAGAAGTTGTGTTCACTCCTACTGGTGTCAAACACTTGCATGAGAAAGCTGCTGAATAA